In Zingiber officinale cultivar Zhangliang chromosome 8B, Zo_v1.1, whole genome shotgun sequence, a single genomic region encodes these proteins:
- the LOC122013393 gene encoding ricin B-like lectin R40G3 yields MEFPFGHHHRRDNDDEEQPYPPPGHHHGPGHSHGHQPPPSFYGGEEEDRRPAYPPVQNVPHHGGSGYGEHQPHPPPSSGYYGGGTGSGDEYGRPNFPPVQHVAHEGGGGYGEPRPHSFGHHGGEHNYDRPPSYSSGGCPTGDHGGRVEEPSKLRQPTVRIFTRADENYSLSIRDGKVVLVRNDPSDQYQHWIKDMRYSTKVKDQEGFPSFCLINKATGEAVKHSIGATHPVRLVPYNPDYLDESVLWAESGDTGNGFRCIRMINNIGLNFDAFHGDKDHGGVRDGTTVVLWEWLKGHNQQWKIVPY; encoded by the exons ATGGAGTTCCCcttcggccaccaccaccgccGCGACAACGACGACGAGGAACAGCCCTACCCGCCTCCTGGCCATCACCACGGCCCCGGACACAGCCACGGCCACCAGCCTCCTCCCTCCTTCTATGGCGGAGAGGAGGAAGACCGCCGCCCCGCCTACCCTCCTGTCCAGAACGTCCCGCATCATGGCGGATCCGGCTACGGCGAGCATCAACCTCACCCTCCTCCCTCTTCCGGATACTACGGAGGAGGAACTGGATCTGGGGATGAGTACGGCCGCCCCAACTTCCCGCCTGTCCAGCACGTGGCGCACGAAGGTGGGGGCGGCTATGGCGAGCCCCGACCTCACTCTTTCGGTCATCATGGCGGCGAGCATAACTATGACCGACCCCCATCGTACTCTTCTGGAGGCTGTCCAACCGGAGACCATGGCGGCCGGGTGGAGGAGCCTTCGAAACTACGGCAGCCGACGGTGAGGATCTTCACCAGGGCGGATGAAAATTACTCCCTCTCCATCAGGGATGGGAAAGTGGTCCTCGTCCGTAACGATCCCAGCGATCAGTATCAG CACTGGATCAAAGATATGAGGTACAGCACCAAGGTGAAAGATCAAGAAGGGTTCCCAAGCTTTTGCCTCATTAACAAGGCCACCGGAGAAGCCGTGAAACACTCCATTGGAGCTACACATCCT GTTCGGCTTGTTCCATACAATCCTGACTACCTCGATGAGTCCGTGCTGTGGGCCGAGAGCGGGGATACAGGCAACGGCTTCCGCTGCATAAGAATGATAAACAACATTGGGCTGAACTTCGACGCTTTCCATGGCGACAAGGACCATGGCGGAGTCCGAGATGGAACCACCGTTGTGCTTTGGGAGTGGCTCAAGGGTCATAACCAGCAGTGGAAGATTGTTCCCTACT GA